From Pleurocapsa sp. PCC 7319:
CGCCATGAACCAAAAGTCAGAGTTACCCGATCTTGGTTACGAGCCTCATCTACTAAATCAGCATTAGATACCAGAGGTTTTGAATTAAGATTCATTAGGTTTTGATTTGCTTCTTTAGTAAACAGATTTAAGTTGCCATACTGATAGAAAAAAGCGATCGCACTAATTAACAAAATAGTGGGAAAAACGATTCTACCAATGATTATTAAACGATAAATTGCCGCTTGATTTTCTCTGATTCCTGGTTTATTACCAATGACTACTAGTAAAAGCTCTAAGCCGATTAACCCATAGATAATATAAAAACCATAGTCGAGGGCTACGACATAGCCGATTCCTTCGGGTAAACCCTCTAAAAGACTAAGATGAAAAAAGACGATCTCCAAAAGGGTTCCACTTACTGCCTCAACAGAAATTTGGTCGAACGGTAAAAACAGTAGTAAATACGATAAAACCACAAAAAATAACAGAGGCAGCAGATTTTTGATCGCAAAACTGACCCGATCTCGCTTAATGTCAATCACTGCATTAAATCGAGAATATTTTAAATCAGAATCAGAATCAAAAAATTTGGGATTGCCTAAAGTTGAATCATTCCGAAGAATATCTTGAAAAAATCTGACTTCTTTGACTTCCCAATCGCTAATAGTCTCAAATACATTTGATTCCTGCCAATTGGATATTACTTCTTGGGCGATAGTATCCCGCATCCCCACCACATCAACTACATAGATCAAATTATCTCGTGTCAGGTTGGCGTGGCGAAATCGAACTGCTAATCTTTGGAGATCGAAGGGATAATCATCAAAGCGAAATTTCTCTTTAAAATCGGCTTTGACTCGATATACTCGATAAGTTATGCCGTCAACTACTTTTTCATCAATGGGATCGTCTAATTCCAGTTTATCCCCTGAATCCATGCGATCGGTTCCATAGTTAGTGAATTCGATATTATCTGCATCTATATCCCCTCGAAACCGAAACCATAAATAAAAATCAACTAAATAGGATGAATTTTTTTCATCCAAATTTCTGATTTCATTAATATCTATCCCGGTATAGACGATATTAGTCTTGTGCATATACCTGCCATCTACCAGGAGCATTCTGCCAGAGTCCAACTCTTGCTTGAGATTACTCAAAACGCCCACATCATTTGCTAGTTGAAGCTGAATAAAAGCGGAAATAAATTTTTGCTGCTCGAAAACTAAGAATCAATATCAGAGAGAGCAAAAAAGCAATTACACTTCTAGTTACCTTTCTACTCCCAAATATCATTGTCGGGTTATATTTTTTAGAAGCAATTTTCATGTGGGGACAAAATCAAAAATTTCTTTGCCGGTGATTAGGAGGATGTCTAATATGTCCCCATAGATGCTTTATTGCTATTTAATCTGAATGAAATCACGGGCATCATAGCTGAATTGTTTAGGTATTAATATTAGTAAAATACCTGAAATGTAATTTAAGTTGTAATTGAAATTGATAGTTTATTAGAATATTTTGATAAAAATTGTTCTCGTTTCTTTCTGTTTTTAATGTTGATAAATGACATAAAAAGAGTTAATAAAGCTGAGAACTGACATACGCTCTCAACTTTAATTAATATTGATAGCATTGATAGCATTTAGATAGGAGTTCCCGAAGGATACATGAAAGCTAAACGTTTCTCGCGAAGTTTAGCTTCTTCAAGATAGATAGATTCAATCTCATTGACTACACGTTCAGGAATGCCCAATTTAGCTGCCATTTTGATCACAGTAGCTTGTTCTGGTTCACTATATTCACCATCAGCACCGCACGCTTGAATAGCATCGTAAATGAGATAACGCCGAGAACTGTCCGAGACTTTGTTTTGAGAAACAATTTGGTCGATATCTTCAGATGCTGCATAGGATTTTAACTCCTCGATTAGAGAATCTGATGCTCCATAAGCAGCAGCATATCCCACTACCCACTCCCTTTCTTGGGAGGTTAGTTGGTCATCGCCGTTGACACAAATCAAAAGCGACTTAAAATAACCATCGAATGATTGAGCATTAGGCAATTCTTTAAAAGTGAATTTTTCTCTAAATAGCCAAGATAAGCCTTCCTTTGGAGCTACAGTTGTAGTCATAGTTTTCTCCTTGAATAGCCAAGTGTCTTTTGCATACGCAATTCATATTGACAGGTTATTTTAAGTTAGCAAATCTCAAAGTACAAATACATATCTTGAATTATAAAATTTCTTTATATAGCAATACGAACTTTTATTAGGACACTCATTACTCGTTACTCGTTACTTACGAGCAATCAAATAAACTTGTCCTAACGTAACTTTGTACGGCTATATTTAGTTATCGTTAGAGGAAATAGCCAAACGAGAACGCATCAATCGTTCGCTAGATTGATTGATGCAAACTTATACCAAATTGAATAGCTTTGACTACACATTGATCGTAAGGGCGCATTGCCATGCGCCCCTACACAAACGATACTGTTGTCTTTTAAATTTAAAACGGTATTACTTATCTTCCTTTTCTGAATCAACCAAGAATTTAGGAATACTAAATTGATGTTCTAGCATTCCTAAAATTCAGATTGAATGGAGCGAGATCAGTTCGCTCTTGGAAAAATAGTTGTCTTAAAGACTACTAGAATTGAGACTTTCTTCTTCTCCAGCAGTTTGGGGCAGGTGTAAACCACATTCTTGTTTCAAACCACGGAAACGAGTATCTCTTCCATCTGTATCATCAGCAGTTAGAGGGCGACTAGAATGCCAATCTCCAACAGTGACATAACCTAAGTCAAAATAAGGATGATAGGGTAGATCGTAAGCAGTTAAATATTGATAAATATCCCGAGCATTCCAATCTAAAATGGGATATATCTTGTATAAACTCTCTTGTTGTTCAACTCTGGTTAAATTCTGCCGATGTTCAGTTTGGTCTTTGCGGAGTCCGGCTAACCAAGCAGTAGCTCGAAGTTCTTTTAAAGCTCGTTGCATCGGTTCAACTTTACGGATTTGATCGTAAAGATTAAAAGCTTCTATATCATCTTGTTCCCAGAGTTTACCATGTAAAGCTTCCATACGAGCTGGGGAAATAGGAGATTGATAAACGTGAAGATTTAGTTCCAGTCTTTGAGTAAGTTGTTCGGCAAATTGATAAGTTTCTTGGGGCAAATAACCTGTATCAATCCAGATTACTGGAATTTTAGGCACTACCTTGGTCACTAAGTGCAACATTACCGCCGCTTGAATGCCAAAACTAGTACTCATGACTAAATGATCGCCAAAAGTGGCAGCACTCCATTCAACTAATGATAGTGCTTCTGCATTTTCTAGTTGCTGATTGATTTGGGCTAAATCGAGGGTGGGTAGTTTAACTGTGGCAGAGACCATTAATTCTAACTCTCTAGATGCTGATAGTGATTAATTTGAGGGCTTAGAGTAACCGATTGTGAACTGTATTTTCGTCTGCTTAATAGCAAACTGAATAGATTTATTATGCTAGACCTAATTATTCCATGTTGCCACTCTTAATAACAATAAATCAATATCTGTGGAGAGAATACTGAATCACTACTTGATTCAATTAACTTCCAGAGAGCTTCTCTTTAAGTCTTTAAATGTTGCAGTTTTTTCTCTCAAGCTCATCAAGTACACTAAGCAAAGAAAAACATTATGAAATAACCTATTTAGAAAAAATATGGTTGCAACTACAGCAATTAGCGATCGCTATCGGATTAAAACCAAACAACTGGATATGCCTCCCCGCTTGTTATTAGGACCTGGTCCTGCCAATGTTAATCCTAGAGTTTTAGCGGCGATGAGTATTGGTCCGGTAGGACATCTCGACCCTAGTTATTTGGCGTTGATGGATGAAATTGGAGATCTTTTGCGCTATGCTTGGCAAACTGAAAACGAACTCACCATCTCTGTTAGTGGGACAGGAACAGCTGCTATGGAAGCAACTCTGGCTAATACGGTCGAACCAGGAGATGTGGTTCTCGTAGGTGTAAAAGGCTACTTTGGTAATCGTTTGGTAGATATGGCAGGGCGTTACGGTGGTGATGTGCGCACCATGACTAAGCCCTGGGGACAAGTATTTAGCTTGGCAGATATTGAAACTAATTTAGAAACTCATAAACCAGCAATCTTAGCCTTAGTTCATGCAGAAACTTCTACTGGAGCTCGTCAACCATTAGAAGGGGTCGCCGAATTATGTCGTCAACATAATTGCTTGTTACTGGTGGATACTGTCACTAGCCTGGGTGGTGTTCCCCTTTATCTTGATGACTGGGGAATTGATCTTGCTTATAGTTGTAGTCAGAAGGGATTAGGGTGTCCTCCTGGTGCTTCCCCGTTTACCATGAGTAATCGTGCCTTGGAGAAATTAAATAACCGTACTAAACCTGTCCCCAACTGGTATCTAGATATGTCACTATTAGCTAAATACTGGGGCGAACAGCGGGTTTATCACCATACTGCCCCGATTAACACAAATTATGGTTTACGGGAATCACTACGCTTAGTTGCAGAGGAAGGACTAGAGCAACGCTGGCAACGTCATCAAAAAAATGCGGAAATGCTCTGGGAGGGTCTGGCAGAATTAAACTTAACTTGTCATGTTGATCGCGAGTTTCGTTTACCTACCCTGACTACAGTGAGGATTCCTGATGGAGTAGATGGCAAGGCGATCGCCCAAAGACTACTGACTGAATACAATATTGAAATTGCCGGTGGTTTAGGTGAATTGGGCGGTAAAGTGTGGCGTATTGGTTTGATGGGTTACAATAGCCGTCCAGAAAACGTTTTGCTACTTTTAGATGCTTTAGAAAAGGTTCTGAAGTCATAATTCTAAAAGCTCAGCTTCTTTGGGTTATGCCCTCGCTAACCCAGCCGACAATCAAGTCCTAAATTCCGAACTCTGAACCCCAAACTCCGAATTCCGAATTCCAAACTCCGAACTCATTTAGAATTAGAGTTGGCTAGAGTTACAGCTAATTTATCAGCTATCCCTTCAATCCACTTCTCATCTTGTTTAGTGTAACTACGGGGGGCATTAGCACCCAAAATCAAGACTCCGCGATCGCCAATAGGCTGACAGATTAACCCCTGGGTATTTTCTGGTAGATAATCAAATTCAACTTTACCTGGGTAGAGATTCAGATTGACTAAATAGACAGGTTTGTTTTTAGATATAACTCGTTGAACGATCGCTCCTGGTTTTACTTGAGAATTTTCACCTAAAACACCTCTGCGCAAGATAGTTTGATCATCGTAGTAAACTACTAATGATCGCGTTACTGTATTTGTCAATAGTAATTGCGAAGCCCAGGCTAACTCAGTCTTAGCCACTTCTGAAAGTTCGGGGGCAAATTCTAAGCCAGTTTCTCCGACTAAAGTTACTGTGTCGGGAGTGCGTGCTTGAATTTGTTGCCAAAGTAAACCAACTAAAATTAATACTGCTCCTTCAATTATCCCTAAAGCATCCGAACGCGCCTGAGAATCGGTCAGCTGTATTGTTAGCAGACGATTAATCAACAATAATAAACCACCTAATCCACCAGCAAAGATGGGTAACAACCTTAGTATGTAATTGGCATCAGTTTTACTCATCTTTAACAACGGTCGGTGAGCAATAATCAATTATCAAGGACTGGAAAGTTTTTAGCTAATTACTTTTAGCTCCTAACTTGAACTACTTCAAGTTGCCAAATTTATGATTTACCAAAAATATAAGATGGGAAGGTGTAATTGTTTTCCCCATCACCCACAACTTGCAAACTCGATCTAGATTAGCTTGATTACTCTTCGCCCGCCTCTAAAATACGTTGAAATAGATACCCCGTGCCTCTAGCAGTCAAAATTAGTTCGGGATTGCTAGGATCGTCTTCTAATTTGGCACGTAGACGAGAAATGTGTACATCTACTACGCGGGTATCTACATGGCGTTCAGGAGTATAACCCCAAACCTCTTGTAAAATTTCTGAACGAGAGAAAGGCTCGCCAGAACGACTAACCAGTAATTCTAGTAGACTAAACTCCATCCCTGTTAGGCGAATGCGTTCGTCACCTTTATAGACCTGACGCTTGTTAGTGTCGATTTTAATTGAGCCGACATGAATTACTCCCGAGCTGGGAATGCCAGGTGCACCATTTTTTTCAACTCTGCGTAAGACAGAGCGAATTCTAGCTTCTAGCTCTTTGGGAGAGAAAGGCTTTACCACATAATCATCTGCCCCTAACTCCAAACCTGTAATGCGATCAGCAACATCTCCCAAAGCCGTCAACATAATGATGGGAATATCCGACTCCTTCCGCAATTCTTGACAGACACCATAACCGTCTAATTTAGGCATCATCACGTCTAAGACGACTAAACTAGGTTCAGCAATACGAAAGGTTTCTAGGGCTTCTTCCCCATCTGCAGCAGTTACCACATCATAACCAATCATCGAAAGACGAGTTTCTAAAATGCGGCGGATGCTAGCCTCATCATCGACTACTAATATCTTCTCTTTATTCGTTTCCAAGTTAGTATACACTCCTTATTTAAGTTAAATTACCGATAATTAAGTTAAGTTTTTATTGCCTTGTAATCTAGATTATCCTGTTGGAGTTGATTTGGTTAAGATAAACGTCTATTCTAGGGCGATTATCCTAACAATTCGTATAATTTAGAAGTTTTTTCAGATTTAATTTATCTTTGAGGCTATTAAAATTTCTTAGGATTAACCTGGTATTACTCATAAAAGTTTACTAATTTATTTGTTTATTGCTTTAAATCTCTAATTTTTCTTAAGAAAATGGCTAAATCTAAACAAATATATGTCTGCAATGAATGTGGTGCTGAGTATAGTCAATGGTTTGGATTATGTAAAGAATGTAATGAGTTTGGCACAATTTCTGAAGAACCAATTAAAGTTTCCTCTGGGGGAGGATATAGTCGGGGCGGTTGGCAATCCAATACCCGTTCTCATCCCAAAGCCTCTGGGGAAGCTCAACCAAGAGTCTCGTTAAAGTTTTCTGAAATCAGTAATGATGTCCAAGAGAGGTTTCCTTCAGGTTATGGAGAATTTGATCGTGTTTTAGGAGGTGGCGTCGTTCCAGGTTCTCTGGTTTTAATAGGTGGCGATCCTGGTATTGGTAAATCAACTTTACTATTACAGGTAGCCAATAAATTATCCTACAATCTACCCCGTATTCTTTACGTTTCCGCAGAAGAGTCAGGACAACAGGTAAAATTACGAGCATCCCGCCTAGATGTAGCGGAGATTGACTTGGAGGTTGAAGAAGCTACTAAAAATGGCAGTCCCAAGAAAAATGGGAAATCCCCTCCCAAAAAAGAAAATAATCTCTACGTAATGCCAGAAACTGATCTCGAAGAGATTTTAAGAGAACTAGAATCTTTAAAACCTCA
This genomic window contains:
- a CDS encoding extracellular solute-binding protein; the protein is MGVLSNLKQELDSGRMLLVDGRYMHKTNIVYTGIDINEIRNLDEKNSSYLVDFYLWFRFRGDIDADNIEFTNYGTDRMDSGDKLELDDPIDEKVVDGITYRVYRVKADFKEKFRFDDYPFDLQRLAVRFRHANLTRDNLIYVVDVVGMRDTIAQEVISNWQESNVFETISDWEVKEVRFFQDILRNDSTLGNPKFFDSDSDLKYSRFNAVIDIKRDRVSFAIKNLLPLLFFVVLSYLLLFLPFDQISVEAVSGTLLEIVFFHLSLLEGLPEGIGYVVALDYGFYIIYGLIGLELLLVVIGNKPGIRENQAAIYRLIIIGRIVFPTILLISAIAFFYQYGNLNLFTKEANQNLMNLNSKPLVSNADLVDEARNQDRVTLTFGSWRTDDELQMSKILAAFKARYPNINIKFLPVQTKLYNKVLEDRLKASTAPDIFYLRSFSFSQRLFDTRELAILTDLPGLKENYTSEVLEPWTTEQGNIYGVPVMAVSHGIYYNLDLFEQLNLEIPQNWAELLSVAQILKDNGYIPFANGSADSWAAAELMLMNLAPNYLGGREGRLEYLNGSRCFNDSHVIAAFKAIADLRPFLPDNQKNVSYYDSQQLFIQGEPAQKCRLLEPIN
- a CDS encoding TerB family tellurite resistance protein, which gives rise to MTTTVAPKEGLSWLFREKFTFKELPNAQSFDGYFKSLLICVNGDDQLTSQEREWVVGYAAAYGASDSLIEELKSYAASEDIDQIVSQNKVSDSSRRYLIYDAIQACGADGEYSEPEQATVIKMAAKLGIPERVVNEIESIYLEEAKLREKRLAFMYPSGTPI
- the cysH gene encoding phosphoadenosine phosphosulfate reductase; this translates as MVSATVKLPTLDLAQINQQLENAEALSLVEWSAATFGDHLVMSTSFGIQAAVMLHLVTKVVPKIPVIWIDTGYLPQETYQFAEQLTQRLELNLHVYQSPISPARMEALHGKLWEQDDIEAFNLYDQIRKVEPMQRALKELRATAWLAGLRKDQTEHRQNLTRVEQQESLYKIYPILDWNARDIYQYLTAYDLPYHPYFDLGYVTVGDWHSSRPLTADDTDGRDTRFRGLKQECGLHLPQTAGEEESLNSSSL
- a CDS encoding alanine--glyoxylate aminotransferase family protein encodes the protein MVATTAISDRYRIKTKQLDMPPRLLLGPGPANVNPRVLAAMSIGPVGHLDPSYLALMDEIGDLLRYAWQTENELTISVSGTGTAAMEATLANTVEPGDVVLVGVKGYFGNRLVDMAGRYGGDVRTMTKPWGQVFSLADIETNLETHKPAILALVHAETSTGARQPLEGVAELCRQHNCLLLVDTVTSLGGVPLYLDDWGIDLAYSCSQKGLGCPPGASPFTMSNRALEKLNNRTKPVPNWYLDMSLLAKYWGEQRVYHHTAPINTNYGLRESLRLVAEEGLEQRWQRHQKNAEMLWEGLAELNLTCHVDREFRLPTLTTVRIPDGVDGKAIAQRLLTEYNIEIAGGLGELGGKVWRIGLMGYNSRPENVLLLLDALEKVLKS
- a CDS encoding cofactor assembly of complex C subunit B, with product MSKTDANYILRLLPIFAGGLGGLLLLINRLLTIQLTDSQARSDALGIIEGAVLILVGLLWQQIQARTPDTVTLVGETGLEFAPELSEVAKTELAWASQLLLTNTVTRSLVVYYDDQTILRRGVLGENSQVKPGAIVQRVISKNKPVYLVNLNLYPGKVEFDYLPENTQGLICQPIGDRGVLILGANAPRSYTKQDEKWIEGIADKLAVTLANSNSK
- the rpaB gene encoding response regulator transcription factor RpaB; translation: METNKEKILVVDDEASIRRILETRLSMIGYDVVTAADGEEALETFRIAEPSLVVLDVMMPKLDGYGVCQELRKESDIPIIMLTALGDVADRITGLELGADDYVVKPFSPKELEARIRSVLRRVEKNGAPGIPSSGVIHVGSIKIDTNKRQVYKGDERIRLTGMEFSLLELLVSRSGEPFSRSEILQEVWGYTPERHVDTRVVDVHISRLRAKLEDDPSNPELILTARGTGYLFQRILEAGEE